The window GCGCCTGGCACCATCCATCCGGTGATCGGCTTCACCGCGATCGTTGCGATCGCGATGGGTGCCGGTGGTTCGGCAGTGCTGAATCAGTGGTGGGAAGCCGACCTCGACGCGGGCATGAAGCGCACCATGAGCCGTCCACTCCCCGGTGGCCGGATGCGGCGCGAGGATGCGCGCGATTTCGGGATTTTCCTTTCGGCTGTGTCGCTGGTGCTGATGGGCGTTGCAGTGGGCTGGCTTGCCTCTGCCCTGTTGCTGCTGGCGATCATCTATTACGCCGTGGTCTACACCATGTGGCTGAAGCCGCGCACCCCGCAGAACATCGTGATCGGGGGCGGCGCTGGCGCTTTCCCGCCGCTGATCGGCTGGGTGGCGGTCACCGGCGAGATCACCGCCATGCCGCTGCTGCTGTTCGCGATCATCTTCTTCTGGACCCCGCCGCATTTCTGGGCGCTCGCGCTGTTCGTGCAGTCGGACTACGCCAAGGTCGGCATTCCGATGCTGCCGGTGGTGGCGGGCGAGAAGGTCACCCGCCGCCAGATCCTCGGCTATACGCTGGTGCTGGCGCCGATCACGGTTGCGCCCTGGGCGATCGGCGGGACGGGCTGGATCTATGGTTCGGTCGCGGTGGTGCTGTCGGCGCTGTTCACGGCTCTGGCGATCCCCGTCGGTCTGCGCACGCGCACTGATGACGACAAGATGCTGCCCGAGAAGAAGCTGTTCAAGTTCTCGATCGTCTACCTCTTCGTGCTGTTTGCAGCATTGGTGGCAGACCGGGTTGCGGCCTATCAGGGGTGGCTGGCATGACCCCCGAAGACGAGGCTGAACTGACCCGCCGCCGCAAGGCACGCAACTATGTCGTGGCCGGCACGCTGCTGTTCTTCGTGCTGCTGTTCTACGCCATCACCATCGTGCGGATGGGGGACTGAGCCATGGCCTCTGCCGCGCCCGTTCTGCATGACGCTGTCACCGCCCGCCGCAATCTGCGCGTGGGGCTGATGGCGTTTGCGGGTGCGCTGGCGATGCTCGGCCTCGGCTATGCCTCGGTGCCGCTCTACCGGCTGTTCTGCCAGGTCACCGGCTTTGGCGGGACGACCATGATCGCGACCGAGGCGCAGGCGGCTACAGCTGCGGCCAATGCGACGGGGCAGACCATCTCGATCC is drawn from Erythrobacter sp. and contains these coding sequences:
- a CDS encoding heme o synthase — translated: MASNPSQIAAQMPAEWRDFFALTKPRVMTLVIFTAICGLLAAPGTIHPVIGFTAIVAIAMGAGGSAVLNQWWEADLDAGMKRTMSRPLPGGRMRREDARDFGIFLSAVSLVLMGVAVGWLASALLLLAIIYYAVVYTMWLKPRTPQNIVIGGGAGAFPPLIGWVAVTGEITAMPLLLFAIIFFWTPPHFWALALFVQSDYAKVGIPMLPVVAGEKVTRRQILGYTLVLAPITVAPWAIGGTGWIYGSVAVVLSALFTALAIPVGLRTRTDDDKMLPEKKLFKFSIVYLFVLFAALVADRVAAYQGWLA